In a single window of the Pontibacter russatus genome:
- a CDS encoding rubredoxin — protein MRKHLVKVNLPGGMVSAGDLYHLLEAAEKAGAGNLRFGNRQQAVFYVAEDKLGALKQDLLAADIMFELDADTHPNIISAYAIEDVLYHADWLREGVYKDILDLFDYRPQLKINLVDNNQTFFPFFTGNLNFIASNTSNYWYLYLRFPKTNLLYAWPSLVYSEDIPGLSSAIESTIFANKEQFYDQPHIEGNTLHRLVTAGGSFVVQPVLEPLKLPDFKLPYYEGFNRYGSKLWLGIYRRDETFSVAFLKDVCRICLKTRVGQLYTTPWKSIIIKGIELADRDLWDMVLCRHRINVRHASNELNWQVEDLCDYGLDLKNYLVRKFNEEDVRTYRLCFAIKTQPKTGLFGSIIIRTQQKCLQLSDPDTERFDISYTREFNPNSKDYICFRNDVSRQELSSALIALCNYFYELQSEPEHMAGALYMEEEAPGEKEQQPTQQVFQCKNCLTIYAEAQGDEQNHIVAGTPFETLAIYNCPTCEAPKADFVPATLEALPVGHI, from the coding sequence ATGCGGAAGCACTTAGTGAAAGTCAACCTGCCCGGTGGCATGGTGTCGGCCGGGGATTTGTACCACCTTTTAGAAGCTGCCGAAAAAGCAGGGGCGGGAAACCTGCGGTTTGGGAACAGGCAGCAGGCTGTCTTTTATGTGGCAGAAGATAAGTTAGGTGCGCTGAAGCAGGATTTGCTGGCGGCTGATATCATGTTCGAACTCGATGCCGATACCCACCCGAATATCATCAGCGCGTACGCCATCGAGGACGTGCTGTACCATGCCGACTGGCTGCGCGAAGGGGTCTACAAAGATATTCTGGATTTGTTCGATTACAGGCCCCAGCTCAAGATAAACCTGGTGGACAACAACCAGACCTTTTTTCCATTTTTCACCGGCAACCTCAACTTCATTGCCTCCAACACCAGCAACTACTGGTATTTATATTTACGCTTTCCCAAAACGAACCTCCTATACGCCTGGCCGTCGCTGGTCTACTCCGAGGATATACCCGGCCTCAGCAGTGCCATCGAAAGCACCATTTTTGCAAACAAAGAGCAGTTTTACGACCAGCCCCATATAGAGGGAAATACGCTGCACCGCCTGGTGACAGCTGGGGGTAGTTTTGTGGTGCAGCCTGTGCTGGAGCCACTGAAACTGCCGGACTTTAAGCTGCCTTACTACGAAGGATTCAACCGGTACGGCAGCAAACTGTGGCTGGGCATCTACCGCCGCGACGAAACGTTTTCGGTGGCCTTTCTGAAGGACGTCTGCAGGATATGCCTTAAAACGAGGGTAGGCCAACTCTATACCACGCCCTGGAAATCTATTATCATCAAAGGCATTGAGCTGGCAGACCGGGATTTGTGGGACATGGTGCTGTGCAGGCACCGGATAAATGTGCGCCACGCCTCCAACGAGCTGAACTGGCAGGTGGAGGATCTGTGCGACTACGGCCTTGACCTGAAAAACTACCTCGTCCGGAAATTCAACGAGGAAGACGTGCGGACGTACCGCCTGTGCTTTGCCATCAAAACGCAGCCGAAAACGGGTCTGTTCGGCTCCATCATTATCCGTACCCAGCAAAAGTGTCTGCAGCTCTCAGACCCCGATACTGAGCGTTTTGACATTTCATATACCCGGGAGTTCAATCCCAACTCCAAGGATTATATATGCTTCCGGAACGATGTGAGCAGGCAGGAGCTTAGCAGCGCGCTGATTGCGCTCTGTAACTACTTTTACGAGTTGCAGAGCGAGCCGGAGCATATGGCTGGGGCCTTATATATGGAGGAAGAAGCGCCAGGTGAAAAAGAGCAGCAGCCAACGCAACAGGTGTTTCAGTGCAAAAACTGCTTGACCATATATGCCGAAGCGCAGGGCGACGAGCAAAACCATATAGTAGCGGGGACTCCTTTTGAGACCCTTGCTATATATAACTGCCCCACCTGCGAAGCCCCCAAAGCGGATTTCGTGCCAGCGACGTTAGAGGCGCTGCCAGTAGGTCATATTTAG
- a CDS encoding FAD-binding and (Fe-S)-binding domain-containing protein → MNPEKLKHLAGQLEGEFYFDTTMRTLYATDASAYREMPQAVAFPKSVADIKKLIQFARQEGTSLIPRTAGTSLAGQVVGNGIVVDVSRTFTQILEVNPEESWVRVQPGVIRDELNLFLKPYGLYFGPETSTANRAMIGGMVGNNSCGSNSVIYGSTREHTLSVKAILSDGTEAEFGVLPQAEFEAKCRGENTSGELETRIYQATKAMLSHVPTQENIRREFPKPSIQRRNTGYAIDLLLESEPFTAGKEPFNFCKLIAGSEGTLAFLTEIKLHVNPLPPRETGLLCIHCHSIDESLRANLVALRYKPSASELMDSYILECTKTNIEQSQNRFFVKGDPGAILVVELGSDNIEEVKQRAQALVQDLEANGLGYHYPLVTGPDTKKVWTLRKAGLGLLSNVPGDAKPVAVIEDTAVDVNDLPEFIREFNLTLEQYNLYCVHYAHAGSGELHLRPIINLKTEEGNKLFRDIATEIAHLVKKYRGSLSGEHGDGRLRGEFIPFMIGEDNYRLVEEVKRVWDPSNIFNPGKIVNTPSMNTFLRYEPGQETPEFDTVFRFSQAGGVLRAAELCNGSGDCRKTHLTGGTMCPSYMVTRNEKDTTRGRANMLREFLTRSEKANRFNHEEIMDTMHTCLSCKGCKSECPSNVDVAKLKAEFLQHYYDANGVPFRTRLIGNFTKANQLAAMAPGIYNFLFKNTTTAAIAKKMMGFAPKRTLPLLQETTLRSWFKKHKRRSGSSNGQQAKKKVYLFCDEFTNYNDTHIGKTAVLLLERLGYEVEIPKHEESGRTYMSKGLLREAKKLAQKNVALLKGIISSDTPLVGIEPSCILSFRDEYMDLVDAGQEEDAKSLSINCLQFDEFIAREILSGNIDKSLFKEETRLIKLHGHCHQKALSSVLYTQQMLTLPKNYKVEHIPSGCCGMAGSFGYEAEHYDISMQVGELVLFPTVRQQPEEVIIAAPGTSCRHQIHDGTGRKALHPIEVLYSALR, encoded by the coding sequence ATGAATCCAGAAAAACTAAAGCACCTTGCCGGGCAACTGGAGGGGGAGTTTTATTTCGATACCACCATGCGTACGCTGTACGCCACCGACGCCTCGGCTTACCGCGAGATGCCCCAGGCCGTCGCTTTCCCGAAGTCTGTTGCGGATATAAAAAAGCTGATTCAGTTTGCCCGCCAGGAAGGCACCTCGCTTATCCCGCGCACGGCCGGCACCTCGCTGGCCGGACAGGTGGTGGGCAACGGTATTGTGGTGGACGTGTCGCGCACCTTCACTCAGATTCTGGAGGTGAACCCGGAAGAAAGCTGGGTACGGGTGCAGCCGGGCGTTATCCGTGATGAGCTGAACCTGTTCCTGAAGCCCTACGGTCTGTACTTCGGCCCCGAGACCTCCACGGCAAACCGCGCCATGATCGGGGGAATGGTGGGCAACAACTCCTGCGGCTCCAACTCGGTGATATATGGCAGCACCCGCGAGCATACACTTTCGGTAAAAGCCATCCTCAGCGACGGCACCGAAGCAGAGTTTGGCGTGCTGCCCCAGGCGGAATTTGAGGCCAAGTGCCGGGGCGAAAACACGTCCGGCGAGTTGGAGACGCGCATCTACCAGGCGACAAAGGCGATGCTATCGCATGTGCCTACGCAGGAAAACATCCGGCGGGAGTTCCCGAAGCCGAGCATTCAGCGCCGCAACACCGGCTACGCCATCGACCTGCTGCTGGAGTCGGAGCCGTTTACGGCTGGTAAAGAACCGTTCAATTTCTGTAAACTGATTGCGGGTTCGGAGGGCACCCTGGCTTTCCTGACGGAGATAAAACTACACGTCAATCCGCTTCCGCCCAGGGAAACCGGGTTGCTGTGCATCCACTGCCACAGCATCGACGAGTCGCTGCGGGCGAACCTGGTGGCGCTGCGCTACAAGCCCAGCGCCAGCGAACTGATGGACAGCTATATACTGGAATGCACCAAAACGAATATTGAACAAAGCCAGAACCGTTTCTTCGTGAAAGGCGATCCGGGGGCCATCCTGGTGGTGGAACTCGGTAGTGACAACATCGAAGAAGTAAAACAACGCGCGCAGGCACTGGTGCAGGACCTGGAAGCCAATGGCCTGGGCTACCATTACCCGCTCGTGACAGGGCCGGACACCAAGAAGGTATGGACGCTGCGCAAAGCGGGACTCGGGCTGCTTTCCAACGTACCGGGCGATGCCAAGCCGGTGGCTGTGATTGAAGACACCGCCGTAGACGTGAACGACCTGCCGGAGTTTATCCGGGAGTTTAACCTTACGCTGGAGCAGTATAACCTGTACTGCGTACACTACGCCCACGCGGGCAGCGGCGAACTGCACCTGCGCCCCATCATCAACCTGAAGACCGAAGAAGGCAACAAGCTTTTCAGAGATATAGCCACTGAGATTGCCCACCTGGTAAAAAAATACCGCGGCTCACTGAGCGGCGAGCACGGCGATGGCCGCCTGCGGGGCGAGTTCATCCCGTTCATGATAGGGGAAGACAACTACAGGCTGGTGGAGGAAGTGAAGCGGGTGTGGGACCCGTCTAACATCTTCAATCCGGGCAAGATTGTAAACACACCCTCCATGAACACCTTCCTGCGCTACGAGCCGGGGCAGGAGACGCCGGAGTTTGACACGGTTTTCCGCTTTAGCCAGGCAGGTGGCGTGCTGCGGGCCGCAGAGCTTTGCAACGGCTCCGGCGACTGCCGCAAAACGCACCTGACGGGCGGCACCATGTGCCCCAGCTATATGGTGACGCGCAACGAAAAGGACACCACCCGGGGCAGGGCCAACATGCTGCGCGAATTCCTTACCCGCTCTGAAAAGGCGAACCGCTTCAACCACGAGGAAATCATGGACACGATGCACACCTGCCTCTCCTGCAAAGGCTGCAAGTCAGAGTGCCCTTCCAACGTAGACGTGGCCAAACTGAAGGCAGAGTTTCTGCAGCATTACTACGATGCCAATGGCGTCCCTTTCCGTACGCGCCTGATAGGCAACTTCACCAAAGCCAACCAACTGGCGGCCATGGCGCCGGGTATCTATAACTTCCTGTTTAAGAATACCACCACGGCCGCCATCGCCAAAAAGATGATGGGCTTCGCGCCCAAGCGCACCCTTCCATTGCTGCAGGAAACTACGCTGCGCAGCTGGTTTAAAAAGCACAAGCGGCGGTCGGGCAGCAGCAACGGGCAGCAGGCGAAAAAGAAAGTATACCTGTTCTGCGACGAGTTCACGAACTACAACGACACGCACATCGGCAAAACAGCCGTGCTGCTGCTCGAGCGCCTGGGCTATGAGGTAGAGATTCCGAAGCACGAGGAAAGCGGCCGCACCTATATGTCCAAAGGCCTGCTCCGGGAGGCAAAAAAGCTGGCGCAAAAGAACGTGGCCCTGCTCAAAGGTATCATCTCCAGCGACACGCCACTGGTAGGCATTGAGCCCTCCTGCATCCTCTCCTTCCGTGATGAGTATATGGACCTGGTGGATGCCGGCCAGGAGGAAGACGCCAAATCCCTTTCCATCAACTGCCTGCAGTTCGATGAGTTTATCGCGCGCGAAATCCTCAGCGGCAACATCGACAAGAGCTTGTTTAAGGAGGAGACGCGGCTGATAAAGCTGCACGGGCATTGCCACCAGAAAGCGCTCTCTTCGGTGCTATATACCCAGCAGATGCTCACTTTGCCTAAAAACTATAAGGTGGAGCATATCCCGTCTGGTTGCTGCGGCATGGCCGGCTCTTTCGGCTACGAGGCCGAGCACTACGACATCTCCATGCAGGTGGGCGAGTTGGTCCTTTTCCCGACGGTGCGCCAGCAGCCGGAAGAGGTGATCATCGCGGCACCCGGCACGAGCTGCCGCCATCAGATTCACGACGGCACCGGCCGTAAAGCCCTCCACCCGATCGAGGTGTTATATAGTGCTTTGAGGTAA
- the nirD gene encoding nitrite reductase small subunit NirD: METLTIDVAVEWVFVCRTDDVPQNGGGCVKVGNEQIALYNFSRRGEWYATQNLCPHKQQMVLSRGMIGSTGDTCEPKVACPFHKKTFSLLSGECLTGDDYQLKTYPVKVEGDRVYIGIE; encoded by the coding sequence ATGGAAACATTAACGATTGACGTAGCAGTAGAATGGGTTTTTGTATGTAGAACCGACGATGTGCCCCAGAACGGGGGCGGTTGCGTGAAAGTGGGGAACGAGCAGATCGCCCTGTACAATTTCAGCCGCCGCGGCGAGTGGTACGCCACCCAAAACCTGTGCCCGCACAAGCAGCAGATGGTGCTCTCCAGAGGGATGATCGGCAGCACCGGCGACACCTGCGAGCCCAAAGTAGCCTGCCCCTTTCACAAGAAAACCTTCTCGCTCCTCTCCGGCGAGTGCCTGACGGGGGATGACTACCAGCTGAAAACCTACCCCGTGAAGGTGGAAGGGGACAGGGTATATATAGGCATCGAGTAA
- the purU gene encoding formyltetrahydrofolate deformylase, producing the protein MQPHILLINCPDESGLVYKVTGILYNKYNLNIIRNDEFVERKSSYFFMRTEFSGEFNREELLQDLYAVLPEGVDLKLTDGRKKDIVLLATKEHHCLSDLLIRHAFNELNANILCVISNYDVLEELTHKFDIPYHHISHEGVSREQHEAAVLETVLQYDPEFVVLAKYMRILSGDFVSHFTNRLVNIHHSFLPAFVGANPYAQAYERGVKIIGATAHFVNNELDQGPIIAQSVIPVDHTHSAREMAQAGRDVEKNVLAKSLKLVLNEQVFVYRNKTIIFE; encoded by the coding sequence ATGCAACCCCACATTCTACTGATAAACTGCCCGGACGAGAGCGGACTCGTCTATAAAGTCACCGGCATACTCTACAACAAGTACAACCTGAACATCATCCGGAACGACGAGTTCGTGGAGCGGAAGTCCAGCTATTTCTTTATGCGGACGGAGTTTTCGGGAGAGTTTAATCGCGAGGAATTGCTGCAGGATTTATATGCGGTGCTGCCGGAAGGCGTGGACTTAAAACTCACGGACGGGAGGAAAAAAGACATCGTGCTGCTGGCCACCAAAGAGCACCATTGCCTGAGCGACCTGCTTATCCGGCACGCTTTCAACGAGTTGAACGCCAACATCCTTTGCGTCATCAGCAACTATGATGTACTGGAAGAACTGACCCACAAGTTCGATATACCCTATCACCACATCAGCCACGAAGGCGTGAGCCGGGAGCAACACGAAGCGGCCGTGCTGGAAACGGTGCTGCAGTATGACCCGGAGTTCGTGGTGTTGGCCAAGTACATGCGCATCCTGTCGGGCGATTTTGTGTCGCATTTCACCAACCGGCTTGTCAACATTCATCACTCGTTTCTGCCTGCGTTTGTCGGGGCCAATCCCTATGCGCAGGCCTATGAGCGCGGCGTAAAAATTATCGGGGCCACGGCACACTTCGTGAACAACGAGCTGGACCAGGGCCCCATCATCGCCCAGAGCGTCATCCCGGTGGACCACACGCACAGCGCCCGCGAAATGGCGCAGGCCGGACGCGACGTGGAGAAGAACGTGCTGGCCAAGTCGCTGAAACTGGTGCTGAACGAGCAGGTGTTTGTGTACCGGAACAAGACAATTATATTTGAATAG